CGAGTCTCTTCGTAGATCAAACCTGAAATTCGCTTCACTCCACCTCTACGAGCCAAACGACGAATAGCGGGCTTTGTAATTCCTTGAATATTATCTCGTAAAACTTTACGGTGACGCTTCGCGCCACCTTTACCAAGCCCCTTGCCTCCTTTGCCACGTCCTGACATTCTACTCTTTGTATATTTCAATGAGTGAAAACTGGTATTACGTCGCTCTCCCTTTATATTAAAGCAAAGACGACCTGTTCGAACACAACACAGGAAATGTCTGCGCGGGGTTTTGGAAATCGCGCTTTGAATTTGCCTTTCGTCTTCTGAGCACAAGGCCCATGAGGAAAGCAGTTAATACGCCACGTAGAAACTAGTATCAGCGGTTGCGAAAGAAATGGTTCCTTGAACGCATTGCCTTGTCTATCCCttaatccatccgtccatccattttccaacccactgaatccgaacacagggtcactatCCCTTAATCCCCTGTGTGAATGATGACTCATACCCTTTCAGCTGTTTAGGCATACAGTGTGTTAGGGTGATCTTAAATTATGGATAGtgtttttcattctcttttaaaagaaaatgacaaaatatgcaaaacaaaactcTTATATACCCCCCCCCCTTTTCTCTGCATTACCTGTtacattctattaaaaaaaacatattcacgTGCAAAATGATTACAATACGTTTTATCATTAgacaaaatattgaaaattttaaaatccaCACTGCAAAACCTTTTTAATTTCTAACTGTAGagcaaacacaaaaaacaatatcATCTCACTtagcgtcctgcggtgggttggcaccctgcccaggattggttcctgccttgtgccctgtgttggctgggattggctccagcagaccccgtgaccctgtagttaggattcatcgggttggaaaatggatggatctcaCTTAGCTTCAGCAAATACATTGAGTGATATTTATCTGACTTATTAGCTCTAAACAGCCAGGGAATTTTGGAAAAGGTAGGAGAAAATCACCAAACAAGTTTCAACCCCGGACCGCCCCAACACGGTTAACAACACCACCAATATTGGTTATAAGGGTCGTTAAAGGAGGGGACATTTCTAAAGAGCAGACCAATGCCCTGTTCCGATTTAAGGGTTGAAAGATGAAATACACTTAACATGTTCgtatattttgttcatttctgaATGTTTTCGACTACATTTTCTATAggtgtttttcaaaattaatattaCGAAAACGTATTAGTTATCTAACTtcagttttgtttccttttctctatTTCCCTTCCTGTCcgtaatacaatatactgtatatatgcctaACCCAAGGAACCATATTAAGTGGGGTTACTGAAAAATCAAGTTTATAATAATAGAAAACAAATGTTTCACATAAACAATGGAATTCTTTAAACAGTAAACAGAAGTAGCCGTTAGGCAGGAATGACAAAGAAACAAAGGGAGCATTCAAAATTCACGCCGAGCTTTTAAAACGGGCAATCAAAATGGGACTTCTAGGTCGAACCTAAAAGCATATCAGACCCCACCCTCTCTCATTTCATCCAATCCTTAACAGTTACGTCCTTAATATAAGGCGCCTTGTGCGTTTACTTAATCTCATTCCGAGTTCAATACAGCGTTCAGGTTACTATAGATATTTGTGTTGGCGTGACGAAATGGCAAGAACAAAGCAGACAGCTCGTAAGTCTACTGGTGGGAAAGCTCCCCGAAAGCAACTCGCTACTAAAGCCGCACGTAAGAGCGCTCCTGCTACTGGTGGAGTAAAGAAGCCTCACCGTTATAGGCCTGGTACGGTAGCTCTACGAGAGATTCGTCGCTACCAAAAATCCACCGAGTTGCTTATCCGCAAACTGCCTTTCCAACGCCTGGTTAGAGAAATCGCCCAGGATTTCAAGACCGATCTCCGTTTCCAGAGCTCCGCGGTTATGGCTTTACAGGAGGCCAGTGAGGCTTATTTGGTCGGCCTGTTTGAGGATACTAACTTGTGTGCTATCCACGCAAAGAGAGTGACCATAATGCCTAAGGACATCCAGCTGGCTCGCCGCATTCGTGGAGAACGCGCCTAAGGACAACGAATTGCTTCTTTACGTAGAAAAAGGCTCTTATCAGAGCCCCCAAAGTTTCTTTCAAGAGATTAAATCCACTTGTCTATCGGAGGGTAAACCTCGCCTTGTAAAGAAAATTACTTCCTAGTAATTAGTGTTGGGAGGGGGTAACCTGTTATTGTcaggttacttttaaaagtatacTACTTAAAGTaacatgcattatttttaagttgttatacagtatgttttgttcCTTTTAATGTAAAAGGTATTTTAATGGCAATTCCCGACACTAAAATACAAACGTTATTtcgcacaattttttttttttggtaactgcTACTAAGGAAGAGGTTACACAAGTGTGTAGCATGCCATCAATTTACAAGAACTGCATTTAACCTAAGTACTGTACTAGTGATGGGAAGTttggatcattttaccgactcggacctttgagtctcgttcagcaaaatgaacgaatctttttttcgagtcatttcgttcattttagcaaaatataattaaaatgttacctccctaacacatctactgcttacacaaatgttgatcacactacaaagaagacaaaactataatgctataagtaagagaaaatattaattcattgtttacctgggtctttagtctatgattcgctactactgagccggtaagtggtcacgtgacaaaagaacgaaagactcgaggaatgaactaatccaggggtaggcaacgtcggtcctggtgagccgcagtggctacaggttttcattccaacccaattgcttaattagaaaccaatcattgccaatctcagaccttatttaattttatggcttgttagtctgtgcaatgtaaggctcttatatcgtagatttttttcctttccaaggatatcatccaaatgatatgaagcctaaaacagatcattttcagtctgtcacatttttctattaagtgttttattaaatcaaaccgtgcatgatgaacacacacagatgtaattggaaaaaagctagctggagaactgctggctgctttgtcttttacatcttattgctaataaggagcaattaaaacactgaatgcagcagtttaagattgaaataagcaattaaggttggagaaccttaacaagcgagaccactaaaatgaagcattaaaatgtcacttaagcaatatgtgcttcagcagcaataattgagttctcgttaaggaactgggttggaacaaaaacctgcacatactgcggctcaccaggaccgacgttgcctacccctgaactaatcaattctctttccggctcagactgagttggttaagcttatggggctgtcacatGATGAACGAAAGActcgaaaaaactatagaaagttgcgcaaatgcgcatgcgcgactgaacgaatcactcccactagaccaggggtaggcaacgtcggtcctggagtgccacagtatgtgcaggtttttgttccaacccagttccttaacgagaactcaattattgctgatgaagcacatattgcttaagtgacattttaatgcttcattttagtggtctcgcttgttaaggttctccaaccttaattgcttatttcaatcttaaactgctgcattcagtgttttaattgctccttattagcaataagatgtaaaagacaaagcagccagcagttctccagctagcttttttccaattacatctgtgtgtgttcatcatgcacggtttgatttaataaaacacttaatagaaaaatgtaacagactgaaaatgatctgttttaggcttcaaatcatttggatgatatccttggaaaggaaaaaaatctacgatataaaagccttacattgcacagactaacaagccattaaaattaaataaggtctgagattggcaatgattggtttctaattaagcaattgggttggaatgaaaacctgtagccactgcggctcaccaggaccgacattgcctacccctgttttacatcttattgctaataaggagcaattaaaacactgaatgcagcagtttaagattgaaataagcaattaaggttggagaaccttaacaagcgagaccactaaaatgaagcattaaaatgtcacttaagcaatatgtgcttcatcagcaataattgagttctcgttaaggaactgggttggaacaaaaacctgcacatactgtggaccgacgttgcctacccctgcactagacgactcgttcttcccgagtcacattaatgAACaaatcgttcaagaacgacccatcactatACTGTACGTATTTAATCTTGTACATACTGAGGTGTAAATTCAACCCACCTAGTTTAGTCACCGGGACCAAGCAATTATCCCAGCAGCAGTGGGTTTAAGACCAGAAAGAAATGTAGTGGATGGTATTGCTATTCCTTTtcagggctcaatcacacagccaagcagaaaggaATGTACAATGTAGTAACACATATTAATAAAGTGTTTGATTTTCATCCAGCCATTTGCTGTATTGATGGGAAATGAGGCCTTGTGAAGCTTTGAGGCTTGCTTTCTCTTTGTGCCAAAaagctttgaagcctcagccccagtatgaatagtgacatctggtggttaactgaggtcaaggcaagctctgaagagcacaagtgaagcagcactcactgtttcagtctcaAGTCACtagtaaaaggtcagaaaagtctgtgttcattttattctgctaaagTCCTTatccatttatactatttaacgTTTTCCACTGTTAGTCGCCATCTGTCACCAAAGCTCTCCAAATCTCCCTCTCTTCACAACCCAACATCgttgaatgagaatgatgcattttataaAGGCTACCTGTTAATTTAGCACCAAAGCTGTCAAACCGACGATATGCTGCCAAACCAATAAAGCGTGCTGTGAAGCACTGCTGAAGTTCGAAGCTTCAAATGTCACCGGTCATGTGACTGTGGTGTTTTGACACAAGCTCTGATACCGCGATTCGACTCACTATGCTTCAGATTGATTGACACAAGCTTTGACCCTTTGGTATAATTTTCCCATCTTTAATATATCTATATCATAGAGGAGAGAACACCAAGGTGGCTTTGCTTAAGAAAGTACTTCAGGGAATTCATAGGTCAAGCCACATAACTGGGGAATCATTCCACAACCAACAATTTGAAAGATTATGGAGAGATGTTAATCACTATGTACTTCAGCATTTCTAAGATTTGTTTTACAGCTTTGAGGATGAACAGATTCTGAATGTTGAAGACAACATCCATCATTTTACAGTGCATTTCGTTTTTCTTCCCGAGATACAGAAAAGATTGGATTTGTTCACAAAAGCACGGAATACTCACAAAATAAGAACAGAGCACAACAAATCACCAAACCGGTTAAGGATGGAGGGGATGATAAGCCTACATTTTGCACATTCGTATTGTATAAAGTTTACATTAGTATTGTATCAGTTTTCTGATCCTGTTTAACCACAGCTTAAAGTACCAAATAAACTATTAAtgtttatgaaattaaataactgtCTCAAAATTGTTTGTGAAGAACATATGGTATAGTTTTGGTAAGAAATATAttgcttaaaagaaaaaaggaattccagtttgctgtttgagttttttcaaatataattttctcCATTTTCTATAATAGCTTTTCTGTCAGCATGCTCAGAACAGTGTACAGTATACACAAACTAAATTACTTCAAATAACCCTAACTACAACATTATATTATGATATACATGCACACTTTCTcacatttattgtataattttaaatgtaaaggaTTCTTATATATTCCAGGAAAAAATTGAATtgtattcaataaacacattttcaatAGAATTTTTTAATGCTGAAAGAAAACCACAGAACAATATTCTACAATTTCTTTAATTGAAAGTGCACAAACACAAATTTACAAcaagtaacaaaaataacaattttgaaaaggaatatttagaaaaacaattattttccaAGTAGACAAACatgactttattctttgttactgtcACAATGCATGCATTAACAAACCTTAGTAGTTGTGGTGCTTTAGgacaaaattgtaaaataatagaTACATATATTAAAGGGGTTGGGCCATTTGATGCACAAGGGGGACttacttaaaaacaaaatctacctaaataacaaatacagtatacacattgTTATACTTTGCCATAACTAATCGATCCCTTTACTGCTTTGATCAACAAAgctttgatttcattttcatgCTGAACCCCTCCTGACAGGAAAAGGACCACAGAGCAGCGTAAATGAATTCTGCAAGAGCCCTCAATCTGATCATAGAACTTAATCTGGGCCTTTGTTGAAAAACTTAGTAGGGGAATTGCATCAGCTCAAGTTAGAAAAAACCAAAGGATCTTCAAAGGTGAGTTCAACCTttctaaaaatgtgaaaaataaataaatcacacacATATACTAGGAATCAaattgaagttgcccataagcactgcgactttaaagtccctctcaaagtgtccatggctgttgaattacatcttccctgaagaaggggcctgagttgcttcgaatgCTTGTACTGTGGaatctcggttcacgaccataattcgttccaaaactctggtcgtaaaccgatttggttacgaaccgaagcaatttcccccataggattgtatgtaaatacaattaatccgttccagaccgtacgaactgtatgtaaatacagtaatccctggctacttcgcggttcacttttcgcggattcacgacttagcggattttatatgtaagcatatctaaatatataacgcggatttttcgctgcttcgcgggtttctgcggacaatgcgtctttttacttctggtacttgcttcctcagttggtttgcccagttgatttcatacaagagatgctattggcggatggctgagaagctacccaatcatagcacgcagttaagttcctgtgtgctgctgattggctcagcgacagagtgctgcattaaccaggaagtctcatctcactcattcagcagtaacgtgctactgctttaggggctgtgtccaagctccaacagaagatgcaaatgattgcagaaaaggtaaaagttttggatatgttgaaggaagggaacagctataccattacagcatcaatgagtccacgattctttttatttaaaaaggaggaaaagcatataagatctacggccgcagtgtcctttaaccagggtgcaaaacgagttgcaagtggacgtgataaggcagtagtctggattaaatctgctttaggaatctttgcaacaaggtcgacgatgtcatgaccgcctacaagctgctcttcgaccggcaaaagaagcagcggcagcaactgccgatcacaatgtttttgcagcctcgcaaaaaagagccagttcctactactactactacggatacaccttcggaaaccgtggaggaggtgccccaggaaatggcaccgccgtctgaagagacgtaaaatacagtcatcggctgcgcagtaaaagtcatcatcaccttcatcgtcatcatttttactgcgcagcatattcatcaccatcatcacgtcatatatagctacgtgtacttcgctatacagtaagtgtaaacttatctaccgatttcatattgcttagcagttgtccctgttattaatagagtaaagggtgggttgtaaacaatacagggagggtttaaaaacgtccaaataattaaataaatatggtgtccctacttcgcggaaattcagttatcgcggtcggccttggaacctatctcccgcgataagtgagggattactgtatatattttttttaatttttaagcacaaataaagttaattataccatagaatgcacagtgtaatagtaaactaaatgtaaaaacattgaataacactgagaaaaccttgaacaacagagaaaactaacactgcaatagttcacgctatagtgctaggaaccgctcgccaaaaacactttttttaatgagttttgagcacagggaaaaaaatgaacatttgaaaaaatccgtaatttaataaaccaccaagaaaagtaacattgcaacaatgcaggctacaaaccgatcgctgtaaacagaactgaaaacaacaacaagccttctctaccttatgtgtccctctctctctctctcttttgtgagcctggagcgcctgtgtgtgtgtctctctagcgcgctcctgtgtgtgtgcgcgtcagtctctctctggcgctgcctgtgtgtgtgcgcggctttctctctcgctgcctgtgtgtgtgctgcttctgtgtgtgtgcgtgtgtgtgtcgcgcgctcttgctctctcttgctcgctgcacaggaaatgcacagggagggactgaacatgtacaaaccgaacgggaacctggcttgttcgtatgccgagtgtgtggtcgtgaaccgaggcaaaagtttggcaaactttttggtcgtaaaccgatttgtatgtgtaccgagatattcgtgaactgaggttccactgtatattgtaatctttttagttcgccaataaatggtgtcattttgcgtgACTTCTCACTAatcctgaaaaatgtatttccagaactTCCCTTCCTGGCATACAGACGACTGCCAAACCTGCAGCAAATAATTGTCCGAAACTCCCTAAGtggaccaacagaaaatggcacatttcCCTGCCTATAGAAAAGACGTAAaacatgtgctcacatttataatacagaccctgtaattataccacactgccaactagaacattacaaaaagggatcattttccagctgatcatctaatgtagtctacctcaTTGCTCATCCCACTGCAGTAGGATAATATGCACCTTCCATTTA
This genomic interval from Erpetoichthys calabaricus chromosome 10, fErpCal1.3, whole genome shotgun sequence contains the following:
- the LOC114658655 gene encoding histone H3, with the translated sequence MARTKQTARKSTGGKAPRKQLATKAARKSAPATGGVKKPHRYRPGTVALREIRRYQKSTELLIRKLPFQRLVREIAQDFKTDLRFQSSAVMALQEASEAYLVGLFEDTNLCAIHAKRVTIMPKDIQLARRIRGERA
- the LOC114658852 gene encoding histone H4, producing the protein MSGRGKGGKGLGKGGAKRHRKVLRDNIQGITKPAIRRLARRGGVKRISGLIYEETRGVLKVFLENVIRDAVTYTEHAKRKTVTAMDVVYALKRQGRTLYGFGG